In Acinetobacter piscicola, a single window of DNA contains:
- a CDS encoding lipocalin family protein, which translates to MLKSNFRRLLLIGGVIVLASAALVHAGNDDIPTVQQVDLNKYLGEWHEVARKPLYFQKMCDYNVTANYSLNSNGNVQVDNKCFDKNGKLNQSIGEAFVQNTPKNSKLKVSFLPSIIRWLPIARGDYWILKLDENYQTALVGTPNKKYLWVLSRTPQLDQSILDEYLNYAKTLGYELNDIIYTQHK; encoded by the coding sequence ATGTTAAAATCAAATTTTAGAAGATTATTACTTATCGGTGGTGTGATCGTATTAGCAAGTGCTGCTTTGGTACATGCTGGAAATGATGACATTCCAACTGTTCAACAAGTCGATTTAAATAAATATTTAGGTGAATGGCATGAAGTCGCACGCAAGCCCTTATATTTTCAGAAAATGTGTGACTATAATGTAACAGCCAATTATTCATTAAACAGCAATGGTAATGTCCAAGTTGATAATAAATGCTTTGATAAAAATGGAAAATTAAATCAATCTATTGGTGAAGCCTTTGTTCAAAATACACCTAAAAACTCAAAGTTAAAAGTGAGTTTTTTACCTAGTATTATCCGTTGGTTGCCTATCGCACGTGGAGACTACTGGATTTTAAAACTTGATGAAAACTACCAAACTGCTTTAGTGGGAACACCAAATAAAAAATACCTTTGGGTATTAAGTCGTACACCACAACTCGATCAATCTATTCTTGATGAATATCTTAATTATGCAAAAACTCTAGGCTATGAATTAAATGATATTATTTACACTCAACATAAATAA
- a CDS encoding SprT family zinc-dependent metalloprotease, which translates to MTPNLPEIQITHHARATRLRLRVEPTQIRLTVPRFCTKRQITDFLKQSEQWMIETWQKQQEKVGKVEKVLPTELKLFNLNRPLHIIYQDQKNSYIFDDKNHQLLISDRDSARYLKAFVIAYAKHYLPIYLTQVSDEIGLKFADCSIRQPKTRWGSCTARHDIMLNSALVLVDQHITRYVCVHELAHTRHFDHSPAFWAEVERHDVHYKNHRKILKSGVMPWWWVV; encoded by the coding sequence ATGACCCCAAACCTCCCCGAAATCCAAATCACCCATCATGCACGTGCTACTCGATTACGCTTACGTGTCGAACCGACACAGATTCGTTTAACAGTGCCTCGGTTTTGTACAAAACGTCAAATTACAGATTTTTTAAAACAATCCGAGCAATGGATGATTGAAACATGGCAGAAACAACAGGAAAAAGTCGGGAAAGTTGAGAAAGTATTGCCGACTGAACTAAAACTTTTTAATTTAAATCGTCCTTTACACATTATTTACCAAGATCAGAAAAATTCTTATATTTTTGATGATAAAAATCATCAACTTTTGATCAGTGATCGTGATTCTGCACGTTATTTAAAAGCTTTTGTGATCGCTTATGCCAAGCATTATTTACCGATTTATTTAACACAAGTTAGTGATGAAATTGGTTTAAAGTTTGCTGATTGCTCGATTCGCCAACCTAAAACCCGTTGGGGAAGCTGCACAGCTCGGCACGATATTATGTTGAATAGTGCTTTGGTTTTAGTCGATCAACATATTACTCGTTATGTTTGTGTGCATGAGTTAGCGCATACACGGCATTTTGATCATAGCCCTGCATTTTGGGCAGAAGTTGAAAGACATGATGTGCATTATAAGAATCATCGTAAAATTTTAAAAAGTGGTGTGATGCCATGGTGGTGGGTGGTTTGA
- the rpiA gene encoding ribose-5-phosphate isomerase RpiA, giving the protein MSLYASQDEKKQAAAKAALKHLPKGGILGVGTGSTVNFLIELLPELQLEAAVASSEATAQRLKKLGIEVVDMNHVGGLDAYVDGADEIDRHMHMIKGGGAALTREKIVASIAKKFVCIVDDSKWVEQLGREFPLPIEVIPMARSAVARKIVSLGGDPVYREGVVTDNGNVILDVHNLNILNALELEKTINDIPGVVCNGIFAINKADIAVVATDNGIEERTAV; this is encoded by the coding sequence ATGAGCCTTTATGCATCCCAAGATGAGAAAAAACAAGCAGCAGCCAAAGCAGCTTTAAAACACTTGCCAAAAGGGGGCATTTTAGGAGTCGGTACAGGCAGTACTGTAAATTTTTTAATTGAACTTTTACCTGAGCTGCAACTTGAAGCTGCTGTGGCGAGTTCAGAAGCAACGGCTCAACGTTTGAAAAAACTCGGCATTGAAGTTGTCGATATGAACCATGTCGGTGGTTTAGATGCCTATGTCGATGGCGCAGATGAGATTGATCGTCATATGCATATGATCAAAGGGGGTGGTGCTGCGCTTACTCGTGAAAAAATTGTAGCATCCATTGCCAAGAAATTCGTGTGTATTGTGGATGATTCTAAATGGGTAGAGCAGTTAGGACGTGAATTCCCGCTACCAATCGAGGTGATTCCAATGGCGCGTTCTGCTGTGGCACGTAAAATTGTCTCTTTAGGTGGCGACCCTGTCTATCGTGAAGGCGTTGTGACTGACAATGGTAATGTGATTTTAGATGTGCATAACCTGAATATATTGAATGCTTTAGAGCTTGAAAAAACCATCAATGATATTCCGGGTGTGGTGTGTAATGGTATTTTCGCCATTAACAAAGCGGATATTGCGGTTGTTGCAACTGACAATGGTATTGAAGAGCGTACAGCGGTTTAA
- the ilvA gene encoding threonine ammonia-lyase, biosynthetic produces MLSRLVRQILQATVYDVAIETPLEAAPRISEKLNNNIRFKREDLQPVFSFKLRGAYNRISQLPKSQLERGVITASAGNHAQGVALSGQKLGIRAIIVMPKTTPDIKVQAVKRLGGEVVLHGDSFDVANKYAIQRAKDEDMAFIPPYDDELVMAGQGTIANEILRQWRDVDYVFVAVGGGGLIAGVAAYLGDVAPHVKVIPVEYDESACLKAAFEANERVILPSVGLFADGTAVAQIGEKPFEVIQLQKSDNSGPIVEREVVLVNTDEICAAIKDTYDECRSIVEPSGAMALAGIKKYVEAHGLENKNMVSIVCGANMNFDRLRYIAERTELGERKEAIFAVTIPEEKGSFLNFCRALQGRNITEFNYRASDASAAQVFVGISLKSGEKERHDIYEALKLHYDVDDLSDDEVAKLHIRYLIGGHADIENERLFRVEFPERPGALLTFLERLGPTHNITLFHYRNHGAAEGRVLVGLEAEDAQQNPDGLVETLETITYPYVEITNNLGYQRFLK; encoded by the coding sequence ATGCTGTCTCGTTTGGTTCGACAAATATTACAGGCAACGGTCTATGACGTTGCAATCGAAACCCCACTCGAAGCAGCGCCACGAATTAGTGAAAAACTAAACAACAACATTCGCTTTAAACGCGAAGACTTGCAACCTGTCTTTTCCTTCAAACTGCGCGGTGCTTATAACCGTATCAGTCAATTACCGAAATCTCAGTTGGAACGTGGCGTTATTACTGCTTCTGCGGGTAACCATGCTCAGGGCGTGGCATTATCTGGACAAAAGTTGGGTATTCGCGCCATTATTGTGATGCCAAAAACCACACCTGACATTAAAGTCCAAGCTGTAAAACGCTTAGGCGGTGAAGTGGTTTTACATGGTGACTCATTTGATGTTGCCAATAAATATGCCATCCAACGTGCCAAAGATGAAGATATGGCGTTCATTCCACCTTATGATGATGAATTGGTGATGGCTGGACAAGGCACCATTGCCAATGAGATTTTACGTCAATGGCGTGATGTCGATTATGTCTTCGTTGCTGTCGGCGGTGGCGGCCTCATCGCAGGTGTTGCAGCTTATTTAGGCGATGTTGCGCCACATGTTAAAGTAATCCCTGTGGAATATGATGAGTCAGCATGTTTAAAAGCAGCGTTTGAAGCCAATGAACGCGTGATTTTACCTTCTGTCGGTTTATTTGCGGATGGTACAGCAGTCGCACAAATTGGTGAAAAACCTTTTGAAGTCATTCAATTACAAAAATCAGATAACTCAGGTCCAATCGTTGAACGTGAAGTTGTATTGGTCAATACCGATGAAATCTGTGCAGCGATCAAAGACACTTATGATGAATGTCGTAGTATCGTTGAACCATCAGGTGCAATGGCTTTGGCAGGTATTAAAAAATACGTTGAAGCACATGGCTTAGAAAATAAAAACATGGTGTCGATTGTTTGTGGCGCAAACATGAACTTCGACCGTTTACGCTATATCGCAGAACGCACAGAATTGGGTGAACGTAAAGAAGCCATTTTTGCAGTGACTATTCCTGAAGAAAAAGGTTCGTTCCTGAATTTCTGCCGTGCCTTACAAGGGCGTAATATCACTGAGTTTAACTACCGTGCAAGTGATGCGAGCGCTGCACAAGTCTTTGTCGGCATCAGCTTAAAATCAGGGGAAAAAGAACGTCACGATATCTATGAAGCTTTAAAACTTCATTATGACGTAGATGATTTATCTGATGATGAAGTGGCAAAACTGCATATTCGCTACTTGATCGGTGGTCATGCCGACATTGAAAATGAACGTTTATTCCGTGTTGAGTTCCCTGAACGTCCGGGTGCCTTGTTGACGTTCTTAGAGCGTCTAGGTCCAACACATAACATTACCCTGTTCCACTATCGTAATCACGGTGCTGCAGAAGGACGTGTTTTAGTCGGCTTAGAAGCAGAAGATGCGCAGCAAAACCCAGATGGTTTAGTCGAAACATTGGAAACGATTACTTATCCTTATGTTGAGATTACCAATAACTTAGGTTATCAACGTTTCTTAAAATAA
- a CDS encoding SMI1/KNR4 family protein yields the protein MMSVVLPKDLIDFLAMPFEMEMMCLPCHYPDIASFLDFQEGYRFCGNSATDLTGHQAGDWHPDAYVIAVNYFADPFVIYLTTSAQGFPVYYAQHGAGRWDFEKIAENLDQFQQDLKYFQTLQQDKLKFAAYIQQHKDLKIELWNELYCSLQNTQTSQLNENTVVEEYTPLIYGKLILTEIGQHKLKVVSFIKQHLKLTGAEALHCIQQLPLEIDTGSQQHCQCIQIQLENIGATTEFLVNENQF from the coding sequence ATGATGTCGGTAGTTTTACCCAAAGATTTAATTGATTTTTTAGCGATGCCATTTGAAATGGAAATGATGTGTCTACCTTGTCATTATCCAGATATCGCTTCATTTTTGGACTTTCAAGAGGGCTATCGATTTTGTGGAAACTCAGCAACTGATTTAACTGGACATCAAGCAGGGGATTGGCATCCAGATGCTTATGTTATTGCAGTGAATTATTTTGCTGATCCCTTTGTGATTTATTTGACAACGTCTGCGCAAGGTTTCCCTGTGTATTATGCTCAACATGGCGCAGGGCGTTGGGATTTTGAGAAAATTGCTGAAAATTTAGATCAGTTTCAGCAAGATTTAAAATATTTTCAAACTTTACAACAAGATAAACTAAAATTTGCAGCATATATTCAACAGCATAAAGATTTAAAAATAGAACTATGGAATGAGTTATATTGCTCATTGCAAAATACTCAAACTTCACAGTTAAATGAAAATACTGTTGTTGAAGAATATACACCTTTGATTTATGGAAAATTAATATTAACTGAAATAGGTCAGCATAAATTAAAAGTCGTGAGTTTTATCAAACAGCATTTGAAGCTAACAGGTGCTGAAGCTTTACATTGTATTCAGCAACTTCCTTTAGAGATCGACACAGGTTCACAGCAACATTGTCAATGTATACAAATACAACTCGAAAATATCGGTGCGACGACTGAATTTTTAGTCAATGAAAATCAATTTTAA
- a CDS encoding amidohydrolase: MMQNKFSLGLSALLFSHVALLSACSSTSFQTQRDLPHTLSDQPQNHGTSSLLVYGGSILTMQGDQPQYVEAMLIEDGIIRFTGKLVDAEKIAAQAQRLDLKNKTVIPGIIDAHSHLNSVGMQQTVANLYSPPDGNVVNIVTLVQAMKNWAAQNPDFIQATSGWIIGNGYDDAQLQENKHPTASDLDQVSTTQPVLILHQSGHLASVNHKALALLNITSATKNPDGGVIRRVNGTNEPNGVLEESIVIQAMMQAFKTVPPQMMEKMALKAVNTYVENGYTTVQEGRADHGTTELWRSLANRNQLPIDVVSYPDISSEQSYMLQHGSSKNYQNHFRIGGVKISLDGSPQGKTAWLTQPYIIPSEGQDKNYRGYPAFAQQQDVQKMIDLAFQHDWQILAHANGDAAIDQYLSVITNSQKNFPTAQRRDVIIHAQTMREDQLDQAKKLKLIPSFFSLHTYYWGDWHVAQTLGEQRASRISPTGSALKRGMIFTQHHDAPVIPPKSMMVLDATVNRTTRSGKVLGAEQRVSPYIALKSVTDWAAYQYFEEKKKGTLEQGKYGDFVILSDDPLKIDSQKIKDIQILATYKEGQLIYQR; encoded by the coding sequence ATGATGCAAAATAAATTTTCTCTAGGTTTAAGTGCTTTATTATTTTCACATGTTGCATTGCTCAGTGCATGTAGTTCTACATCTTTTCAAACACAGCGAGATTTGCCACATACTTTATCAGACCAACCGCAAAATCATGGCACAAGCTCACTTCTTGTCTATGGTGGCTCTATTTTAACCATGCAGGGGGATCAGCCGCAGTATGTAGAAGCCATGTTGATTGAAGATGGAATCATTCGTTTTACTGGAAAATTAGTCGATGCTGAAAAAATAGCAGCCCAAGCGCAACGCTTAGATTTAAAAAATAAAACCGTGATTCCTGGCATTATTGATGCACATAGTCATTTAAACTCTGTAGGTATGCAACAAACGGTCGCAAACTTATATTCACCTCCTGATGGTAATGTGGTTAATATTGTAACTTTAGTTCAGGCAATGAAAAACTGGGCAGCACAAAACCCTGATTTTATTCAAGCGACTTCAGGCTGGATCATTGGTAATGGTTATGATGATGCACAATTACAAGAAAATAAGCATCCTACAGCAAGTGATTTAGATCAAGTTTCAACCACACAGCCGGTTTTGATTTTACATCAATCAGGTCATCTTGCTTCTGTGAATCATAAAGCTTTAGCATTGCTCAATATTACTTCTGCGACGAAAAATCCAGATGGGGGTGTCATTCGTCGTGTAAATGGTACAAATGAACCGAATGGCGTATTAGAGGAAAGTATTGTCATTCAAGCGATGATGCAAGCATTTAAAACTGTGCCTCCACAAATGATGGAAAAAATGGCATTAAAAGCAGTCAACACCTATGTAGAAAATGGTTATACCACTGTACAAGAAGGACGTGCAGATCATGGAACCACTGAGTTATGGCGTAGTCTAGCCAATCGAAATCAATTACCAATTGATGTGGTGTCATATCCAGATATCAGTTCTGAACAAAGTTATATGTTACAACACGGTAGCAGTAAAAATTACCAAAATCATTTTCGCATAGGTGGGGTGAAAATCAGTTTAGATGGTTCACCACAGGGTAAAACCGCATGGCTAACACAGCCTTATATAATTCCATCTGAAGGGCAAGATAAAAATTATCGGGGTTATCCTGCATTTGCACAACAACAAGATGTACAGAAAATGATTGATTTAGCATTTCAACATGATTGGCAAATTTTAGCACATGCCAATGGTGATGCAGCGATTGATCAATATCTCAGTGTGATTACAAATTCACAGAAAAATTTTCCAACAGCACAACGCCGTGATGTGATTATTCATGCACAAACGATGCGTGAAGACCAGTTAGACCAAGCTAAAAAATTAAAGCTTATTCCTTCATTTTTTTCATTACATACTTATTATTGGGGCGATTGGCATGTCGCACAAACCTTAGGTGAGCAACGTGCATCACGTATTTCGCCTACAGGTTCAGCACTTAAACGTGGCATGATCTTTACTCAACATCATGATGCACCTGTGATTCCGCCAAAAAGTATGATGGTGTTAGATGCGACGGTAAATCGCACGACACGGAGCGGTAAAGTGTTAGGTGCAGAGCAGCGAGTCAGTCCTTATATTGCCTTAAAAAGTGTGACAGATTGGGCGGCATATCAATATTTTGAGGAAAAGAAAAAAGGTACATTAGAGCAAGGGAAATATGGTGATTTTGTGATTTTAAGTGATGACCCATTGAAAATAGACAGTCAAAAAATTAAAGACATTCAAATTTTGGCAACGTATAAAGAAGGTCAACTGATTTATCAGCGCTAA
- a CDS encoding efflux RND transporter permease subunit has product MNTNSPQNEHHLPKPEGWFDRIIQFSIQNAIWVMLFVVAWMGVGIYSYQKLPIDAVPDITNTQVQINTQANGFTALETEQRITYPIENAMLGLPKLEQTRSISRYGLSQVTIIFEDGTDIYWARQLINQRLQEAASEIPVGIQPTMSPISTGLGEIYQWVIKAEPNAKKPDGTPYSAMDLREIQDWVVRPQLQRVAGVAEVNSIGGFNKTFVVTPDLTRLQQLQIPLSDLQTALTENNENRGAGYIEKNGQQLTVRVPGTLNSLSDIENISITNKNGYPIRVADIATVSVGHDLRTGAATYNGEEAVLGIAMMMMGENSRTVAQAIDAKVQSIQSSLPKGVIIETVYDRTHLVDRAIKTVQKNLVEGAILVIIILFLFLGNIRAALITACVIPLSMLFTLSGMAEQKISANLMSLGALDFGIIVDGAVVIVENCIRRLAEAQKHRGRLLTRSERFTEVFLAAKQARRPLIFGQLIILVVYLPIFALSGVEAKLFHPMAMTVVLALLGAMILSVTFVPAAVALFVNGAVKETESRWMHGLKTRYEKMLDWAYEFRGFVLTVALCILVLTGVLATKIGSEFAPQLSEGDFAVQQMRSPSTGLEQSLRMQENTEKLLLKKFPEIKAIFARTGTAEVATDVMPPNISDAVLLLKPRDQWSNPKESIDELRQRMIAFLDTLPGNNSEFSQPIELRFNELISGVRSDVGIKIFGDDIEVLNQEANRIAQKVRAISGATAVNVEQTSGLPLLNIDIDHTKAAQYGLSVKSIQDLVAMSMGGQSVGMILEGDKRFDFVVRLDEAQRTPEQLAQLPIQLPNGGLIQLQDVAKVENILGINQVSRENAKRRVVVTANVEGRDLGSFVKELQSTLAKDTLPSGYWLDYGGQFENLMSAKARMQWVVPLALITIFILLMAVFHSIKESLLVFSGVPFALCGGLVALWLRDIPLSMSAGIGFIALSGVAVLNGLVMLTFIKELRQQFDIHHATWQGAVMRLRPVLMTACVAALGFVPMALATGTGAEVQRPLATVVIGGILSSTVLTLVLLPVLYRWINERKVMR; this is encoded by the coding sequence ATGAACACTAACTCGCCTCAAAACGAACATCATTTACCCAAGCCCGAAGGCTGGTTTGACCGTATTATTCAGTTTTCTATTCAAAATGCGATTTGGGTCATGCTCTTTGTGGTGGCGTGGATGGGTGTAGGAATTTATAGCTATCAAAAATTACCCATCGATGCTGTTCCTGATATTACCAATACGCAAGTGCAAATTAATACCCAAGCCAATGGTTTTACGGCTTTAGAAACTGAGCAACGCATTACCTATCCGATTGAAAATGCGATGTTAGGTTTGCCAAAACTCGAACAAACACGTTCGATTTCACGTTATGGTCTATCGCAAGTCACCATTATTTTTGAAGATGGAACCGATATTTACTGGGCACGGCAGTTGATTAATCAACGTTTACAAGAAGCTGCAAGTGAAATTCCAGTTGGTATTCAGCCCACGATGTCCCCGATTTCTACAGGCTTAGGTGAAATTTATCAATGGGTGATTAAAGCTGAGCCAAATGCAAAAAAACCAGATGGAACGCCCTATAGCGCAATGGATTTACGCGAAATCCAAGACTGGGTAGTACGTCCACAGTTACAGCGAGTTGCTGGCGTTGCTGAGGTTAATAGTATTGGTGGCTTTAATAAAACCTTTGTTGTAACCCCTGATTTAACACGTTTGCAGCAATTACAAATTCCATTAAGTGATTTGCAAACAGCTTTAACTGAAAATAATGAAAACCGTGGTGCAGGTTATATTGAAAAAAATGGGCAACAACTCACTGTTCGTGTACCGGGAACACTTAATAGCCTAAGTGATATTGAGAATATCAGTATCACCAATAAAAATGGTTACCCAATTCGTGTTGCAGATATTGCGACAGTTTCTGTTGGGCACGACTTACGCACAGGTGCAGCAACCTATAATGGCGAAGAAGCTGTACTTGGAATCGCCATGATGATGATGGGAGAAAATAGTCGAACTGTTGCCCAAGCGATTGATGCGAAAGTACAAAGTATTCAAAGCAGTTTACCCAAAGGTGTGATCATCGAAACGGTTTATGATCGTACTCATTTGGTTGATCGTGCCATTAAAACTGTACAAAAAAATTTGGTTGAAGGTGCAATCTTAGTCATCATCATTTTGTTCTTATTTTTGGGAAATATTCGTGCAGCTTTAATCACTGCGTGTGTTATTCCTTTATCCATGTTGTTTACCTTGTCAGGCATGGCAGAACAAAAAATTAGTGCCAACTTAATGAGTTTAGGGGCATTGGATTTCGGGATTATTGTGGATGGTGCGGTGGTCATCGTCGAAAACTGTATTCGACGCCTTGCTGAAGCACAAAAACATCGAGGGCGTTTATTGACACGTTCCGAACGTTTTACTGAGGTTTTTTTAGCAGCGAAACAGGCACGACGTCCTTTAATTTTTGGTCAATTGATTATTCTCGTTGTGTATTTACCGATCTTTGCTTTGTCTGGGGTTGAGGCAAAACTCTTTCATCCGATGGCAATGACGGTGGTTTTAGCCTTACTTGGTGCAATGATTTTATCCGTCACTTTTGTTCCTGCGGCTGTGGCATTATTTGTCAATGGTGCTGTAAAAGAAACTGAAAGTCGTTGGATGCATGGTTTAAAAACACGCTATGAAAAAATGTTGGATTGGGCGTACGAATTTCGAGGTTTTGTTTTAACAGTTGCATTATGTATTTTAGTTTTAACGGGAGTTTTAGCCACAAAAATTGGAAGCGAGTTTGCACCACAACTGAGTGAGGGAGATTTTGCAGTACAACAAATGCGCTCACCAAGTACAGGGCTAGAGCAGTCCTTACGGATGCAAGAAAATACAGAAAAATTATTGTTAAAAAAATTCCCTGAAATAAAAGCAATTTTTGCCCGAACAGGAACAGCAGAAGTTGCAACGGATGTCATGCCACCCAATATTTCTGATGCTGTTCTATTATTAAAGCCACGTGATCAATGGTCAAATCCAAAAGAAAGCATTGATGAATTACGTCAACGTATGATTGCATTTTTGGACACTTTACCTGGAAATAACAGTGAGTTTTCACAGCCGATTGAGCTACGTTTTAATGAACTGATTTCAGGTGTACGTAGTGATGTCGGAATCAAAATTTTTGGTGATGATATAGAAGTTTTGAACCAAGAAGCCAATCGTATTGCACAAAAAGTTCGGGCTATTTCAGGGGCAACAGCCGTCAATGTTGAACAAACCAGTGGGCTGCCTTTATTAAATATTGATATTGATCATACCAAAGCAGCACAATATGGTTTATCTGTAAAATCTATTCAAGACTTAGTGGCGATGAGTATGGGTGGACAAAGTGTGGGCATGATTTTAGAAGGAGACAAACGCTTTGATTTTGTAGTGCGTTTAGATGAAGCACAACGCACACCTGAGCAATTGGCACAACTTCCAATTCAACTACCCAATGGTGGTTTGATCCAACTGCAAGATGTCGCAAAAGTTGAAAATATTTTAGGCATCAACCAAGTCAGTCGTGAAAATGCCAAACGTCGAGTGGTGGTGACTGCCAATGTAGAAGGGCGTGATTTAGGTTCCTTTGTCAAAGAATTACAGAGTACTTTAGCCAAAGATACTTTACCTAGTGGTTACTGGTTAGATTATGGCGGTCAATTTGAAAATCTGATGTCAGCAAAAGCACGTATGCAATGGGTTGTACCTTTGGCTTTGATCACGATTTTTATTTTATTAATGGCTGTATTCCACAGTATAAAAGAAAGTCTTTTAGTGTTTTCAGGTGTGCCATTTGCATTATGCGGTGGGCTTGTTGCACTTTGGCTCAGAGATATTCCATTATCAATGTCGGCAGGGATTGGTTTTATTGCTTTATCGGGTGTAGCTGTGTTAAATGGTTTGGTAATGTTGACGTTTATTAAAGAATTACGTCAACAGTTTGATATTCATCATGCCACATGGCAAGGTGCAGTGATGCGTTTACGCCCTGTATTGATGACGGCTTGTGTCGCAGCTTTAGGTTTTGTGCCGATGGCATTGGCAACGGGTACAGGTGCCGAAGTACAACGTCCATTGGCAACTGTCGTGATTGGTGGAATATTGTCATCTACAGTATTAACTTTAGTGCTTTTACCTGTGCTTTATCGTTGGATCAATGAAAGAAAAGTAATGAGATAA
- a CDS encoding efflux RND transporter periplasmic adaptor subunit translates to MIKQKLDLNTQSGKVSQSILILIAVISTAILAAALIWWTKDQAKTDEHGHGTEESHAEEKEHEEGEEGHEHDEGEDTEQGHAESIALTAQQLVEQGIQLAKVEQGSVMKLATYPAKLKVNTDQQAHVSPNFSGHVEAVYVQLGQSVQKGQVLATLLVPDLVDQQANLKLEQANLQLAKQDYERERQLWQQGISAQQDYQRAYNAYQQAQIQVQAAQSRLSAFGAASSSRGQYQLKAPISGVISKKDLVVGENVQLADQLFVIDQLNQLWLEFIVPHADVQHFSPNRKINFKSLQSGNHFQAEVQSLNTEADAQTGRLQVRAKVLSQSAELKPNLMVNILLEQGTTQGIRIQKSAIQQVDGQGVVFIAKNHDQKIEFSAQPVQLNTEIDDPEWVSVISGVNVGQQYAAQGSFLLKSELEKGEATHEH, encoded by the coding sequence ATGATCAAACAAAAATTAGATTTAAATACACAATCAGGAAAAGTTTCTCAGTCTATTTTGATCCTCATTGCGGTCATCAGTACTGCAATTTTAGCCGCAGCATTGATTTGGTGGACGAAAGATCAAGCCAAAACAGATGAACATGGGCATGGTACAGAAGAATCACATGCGGAGGAAAAAGAACATGAAGAAGGTGAAGAAGGGCATGAACATGATGAAGGTGAAGATACAGAACAAGGACATGCTGAAAGTATTGCTTTAACCGCACAACAGTTGGTTGAACAAGGTATTCAGTTAGCTAAAGTTGAACAAGGCAGTGTAATGAAGTTGGCAACTTATCCTGCAAAATTGAAGGTGAATACCGACCAGCAAGCCCATGTTTCACCTAATTTTAGTGGTCATGTTGAGGCAGTTTATGTGCAGTTGGGACAATCTGTTCAGAAAGGGCAAGTGTTGGCAACTTTACTTGTTCCCGATTTGGTCGACCAACAAGCTAACTTAAAATTAGAGCAAGCCAATTTACAACTAGCAAAACAAGATTATGAGCGTGAACGTCAACTTTGGCAGCAAGGTATTTCTGCTCAACAAGATTATCAACGTGCATATAACGCCTATCAACAAGCACAAATTCAAGTACAAGCAGCTCAATCTCGTTTAAGTGCTTTTGGTGCGGCGAGTTCCAGTCGTGGGCAATATCAGCTTAAAGCACCTATTTCAGGTGTGATCAGTAAAAAAGATTTGGTCGTAGGTGAAAATGTGCAACTTGCAGATCAGCTTTTTGTGATTGATCAGTTGAATCAATTATGGCTTGAATTTATTGTGCCGCATGCCGATGTACAACATTTTAGTCCAAACCGAAAAATTAACTTTAAATCATTACAGTCAGGCAATCATTTTCAAGCAGAAGTGCAAAGTTTAAATACTGAAGCAGATGCACAAACAGGACGTTTACAAGTCAGAGCTAAAGTCTTGTCACAGTCGGCAGAGTTGAAGCCAAATTTAATGGTCAATATTTTATTAGAACAAGGCACGACACAAGGCATTCGTATCCAAAAAAGTGCAATACAGCAAGTTGACGGACAAGGTGTTGTATTTATTGCGAAAAATCATGATCAAAAAATCGAGTTTAGCGCCCAGCCTGTACAATTAAATACTGAAATTGATGATCCTGAATGGGTCAGTGTAATTTCTGGCGTTAATGTCGGACAGCAATACGCAGCGCAAGGGAGTTTCTTACTAAAATCAGAATTAGAAAAAGGAGAGGCGACCCATGAACACTAA